The Aphelocoma coerulescens isolate FSJ_1873_10779 chromosome 2, UR_Acoe_1.0, whole genome shotgun sequence genome contains a region encoding:
- the BMI1 gene encoding polycomb complex protein BMI-1: protein MHRTTRIKITELNPHLMCVLCGGYFIDATTIIECLHSFCKTCIVRYLETSKYCPICDVQVHKTRPLLNIRSDKTLQDIVYKLVPGLFKNEMKRRRDFYAAHPSADAANGSNEDRGEVADEDKRIITDDEIISLSIEFFDQNRLERKGNKDKEKSKEEVNDKRYLRCPAAMTVMHLRKFLRSKMDIPNTFQIDVMYEEEPLKDYYTLMDIAYIYTWRRNGPLPLKYRVRPTCKRMKISHQREGLNNSGELESDSGSDKASSPAGGIPSTSSCLPSPSTPVQSPHPQFPHISSTMNGTSSSPNSNHQSSFTNRARKTSINGSSATSSG from the exons ATGCACCGAACAACCAGAATCAAAATAACCGAGCTAAACCCCCATCTCATGTGCGTGCTCTGCGGCGGGTACTTCATTGATGCAACAACCATCATAGAGTGCCTCCACTCCT TCTGTAAGACCTGTATCGTGCGTTACTTGGAGACCAGCAAGTATTGTCCTATCTGTGATGTCCAAGTTCACAAAACCCGACCGCTTTTGAATATAAG GTCAGATAAAACTCTCCAAGATATTGTATACAAGCTAGTACCAGGCCTTTTCAAAA atgaaatgaaaagaagaaGGGATTTTTATGCTGCTCATCCGTCGGCTGATG CTGCCAATGGCTCTAATGAAGACAGAGGAGAAGTGGCTGATGAAGACAAAAGAATTATAACAGACGACGAGATAATAAGCTTATCCATTGAATTCTTTGACCAGAATAG ACTGGAGCGAAAAGGAAATAAGgacaaagaaaaatcaaaggaaGAG GTGAATGACAAAAGATACTTGCGCTGCCCAGCAGCAATGACAGTGATGCATCTAAGAAAGTTCCTGCGGAGTAAGATGGATATACCTAACACTTTCCAG ATCGATGTGATGTATGAAGAGGAGCCTTTGAAGGACTACTACACCCTAATGGATATTGCCTACATCTATACCTGGAGGCGG AATGGGCCTCTGCCCTTGAAATACCGAGTCCGACCTACTTGCAAGAGGATGAAGATCAGTCACCAGAGGGAAGGCTTGAATAACAGTGGGGAGCTGGAAAGTGACTCTGGGAGCGACAAGGCGAGCAGCCCAGCAGGAGGCAtcccctccacctcctcctgtttgcccagccccagcacgcCAGTCCAGTCTCCTcacccccagttcccccacATCTCCAGCACCatgaatggcaccagcagcagccccaaCAGTAACCACCAGTCCTCCTTTACCAACAGAGCTCGGAAAACATCAATAAACGGCTCCTCGGCCACTTCATCTGGTTGA